DNA sequence from the Methanothermobacter sp. genome:
ACACTGAAGGCCATAAGGGTTCTTGAAAGGGCCGAAGTTGTGATATACGCCGGTTCACTTGTAAACAGAAAGATCCTGGAATACGCGCCAGGTGCAGAGGTCCATAACAGCGCCCATATGAACCTTGATGAGATAACGGAGATCATGGTGGATGCCTGCAGGGCCGGTAAAACCGTGGCGAGGGTTCACACAGGAGACCCCTCCATTTATGGGGCCATCAAGGAGCAGATGAGGGTTCTTGATGAGAAAGGAATTCCATACAGTGTTATACCTGGCGTCAGTTCCGTTTTTGCAGCTGCAGCCGCCCTGGGGGCCGAACTTACACTTCCTGAGATTTCTCAGACCGTCATAATAACACGTCCTGCCGGAAGAACACCTGTGCCGCCCTCAGAGAGCATCGAGGAGCTTGCAAGACACGGTTCAACCATGTGCATATTCCTGGGTGTCCACATGATAGGGGACATTGCAGAAAGGCTAATGAAGCACTACCCACCTGACACCCCCGTTGCCGTGGTTAAAAGGGCCTCATGGCCTGACGAGGAGATTGTGAGGGGTACACTGGCGGATATATCCATGAAGGTACGTGAGGCCGGTATAAAAAAAACTGCCATGATAATCGTGGGAAGGGTTCTCGATCCAGGGGAGTTCAGAGCCTCCAAGCTCTATGACGCCGGATTCAGCCACGAATACAGGTCCTGAACAAATTTTATCCTCAACATTATTCTTCCTGAGGCCGACTTCAGCCACAGGTCCTACAGATTTTATTTTTTTTAGGTTACCCCCTGAAATCAGAATGTAAAGAGCTTTATGTGGGCCATTTTCCCGCAGGCCATGAACCTCTCTGTGAGTTCCCTCACCCTTGAGGACTCGCCCTCAATTATGAAGAGTTCCAGGCACTTCCCATCCTTGAGGTGACTGTGTATCTGGGTGCTGATTATATCCTCATAGTCATGTTTTATGTCTGTCACCATGTCCTCGGCATTTCTATGGTGTATTAGAAAGAGAACCGCGTTTATATCTCCCCTCAATTCCTGCATGTTTCTTTTCTCATCTATCAGAAGCCTTGCAGCAGCCCTTATAACATCGGATCTTCCTGAGAATCCCATCTCATCCCTAAGTGCATCTATCTCCGCGAGGAGCTTTTCACTGAGTGAAACACTGACCACAACCATGAATCACTCTATTTTAATAAGAATTTATATACTTTATGCTAAATTTTATTAAATTATGCTCCAGATATTAACAATTTTTATATGTTTTCAGAAACATAGATTAAGTGGGTGGTTGGATGGAAAGATGGAAGATAGGTGCAATTGCACTCATAACCATACTCTCCATGAGTGGAATGTACGTCTTCACATCAGAGACGTCAGATGAACCAGATCAGGAAAAACTGATTGTTGCGGTTACAGTAATGCCCCAGAAAGAGTTTGTGGAGGCAGTTGCAGGGGACCGGGCAGAGGTGGTTGTCCTGGTGCCAGAGGGCGCCGACCCACACACCTATGAACCCCAACCTGAGACACTCAGGAAGGTTTCAGAGGCAAGGGCATACTTCATTGTTGGATCCGGCCTTGAATTCGAAACCCACTACCTCGAAAAAATAAGGACACTTAACCCCAGTATGAGGATAATAAACACTTCAGAGGGGATAGAGTTCATCCCATCAGACATTGAAGATCCACATGAATCAGCCGAGAGCCCATACGACCCCCACGTGTGGACATCACCCAGAAACGCAATGGTGATGGTGAACAACACACTGAGGGGGCTCCAGGAGATTGACCCCCAGCACAGCAGATACTACAGTGAAAACGCTGCCACCTACCTTGAAAGGCTGCATGAACTGGACATGCGGATCAGAATGGAGCTTAAAAACAGAACCGGTGAGAGCATACTGGTCTACCACCCCGCCTGGGGCTACTTCTGCAGGGAATACGGGTTAAAACAGGTCGCAATTGAAAGGGAGGGAAAGGAACCCGGTCCGGCAACATTATCACAGATAATCCAGGATGCCAGAAGGAAGAACATAAGGGTTGTAATTGTATCACCACAGTTCAGCAGGAGAAATGCAGAACTCATTGCAGAGGAGATAGGTGCAGGAGTTGCCGTTGTGGACCCGCTGGGTGGAAACTACACAAGGAACATTGAGGAGGTACTGAGGGCTCTTAAGGGGTGATGGAAATGCTGGCAGTTGAGATGAGGGATGTGAATTACCATGTGAATGGCAGGCCCATACTTGAGGATATCAACCTTGAGGTGCCTGAAGGTGAGGTCCTCGCAGTAATCGGACCCAACGGTGGGGGTAAAACAACACTCCTGAAACTCATAACAGGACAGATAAGGCCATCTTCAGGAACTGTGAAGGTGCTGGGGAAAAATCCTGAGGATACCAGGGAAAGGATCGGATACCTCCCCCAGAGGAGTCACTTCAAGACAGATTTCCCCATAAACGTCCTCCAGACAGTCCTCATGGGCACATACAGGAGATTTGAGGCATATACAGACGATGATAGAAAAAGGGCCCTCAGATCCCTGGAAATAGTGGGGATGCTGGATTACAGGGATAGAAAAAT
Encoded proteins:
- the cobM gene encoding precorrin-4 C(11)-methyltransferase, translated to MGAGPGDPELITLKAIRVLERAEVVIYAGSLVNRKILEYAPGAEVHNSAHMNLDEITEIMVDACRAGKTVARVHTGDPSIYGAIKEQMRVLDEKGIPYSVIPGVSSVFAAAAALGAELTLPEISQTVIITRPAGRTPVPPSESIEELARHGSTMCIFLGVHMIGDIAERLMKHYPPDTPVAVVKRASWPDEEIVRGTLADISMKVREAGIKKTAMIIVGRVLDPGEFRASKLYDAGFSHEYRS
- a CDS encoding CopG family ribbon-helix-helix protein — protein: MVVVSVSLSEKLLAEIDALRDEMGFSGRSDVIRAAARLLIDEKRNMQELRGDINAVLFLIHHRNAEDMVTDIKHDYEDIISTQIHSHLKDGKCLELFIIEGESSRVRELTERFMACGKMAHIKLFTF
- a CDS encoding zinc ABC transporter substrate-binding protein, which translates into the protein MERWKIGAIALITILSMSGMYVFTSETSDEPDQEKLIVAVTVMPQKEFVEAVAGDRAEVVVLVPEGADPHTYEPQPETLRKVSEARAYFIVGSGLEFETHYLEKIRTLNPSMRIINTSEGIEFIPSDIEDPHESAESPYDPHVWTSPRNAMVMVNNTLRGLQEIDPQHSRYYSENAATYLERLHELDMRIRMELKNRTGESILVYHPAWGYFCREYGLKQVAIEREGKEPGPATLSQIIQDARRKNIRVVIVSPQFSRRNAELIAEEIGAGVAVVDPLGGNYTRNIEEVLRALKG
- a CDS encoding metal ABC transporter ATP-binding protein produces the protein MLAVEMRDVNYHVNGRPILEDINLEVPEGEVLAVIGPNGGGKTTLLKLITGQIRPSSGTVKVLGKNPEDTRERIGYLPQRSHFKTDFPINVLQTVLMGTYRRFEAYTDDDRKRALRSLEIVGMLDYRDRKIGELSGGELQRVFLARAIVRNPALLLLDEPTASVDPAFRTSFYNLIDGLRERMTVILVSHDIGTVAQHVDSVACLNHRLFVHGTVEEAVTCLEDAYGCPVELIAHGIPHRVLHEHREG